CAAAAAAATTTCATTTTAGATAAAATAAAGGAATTAGGCATAAAAAACTGGGAAGAAGATTCTAAGAGAAATTTATTTTTACCTTTTATCTTTGATAAAAATAAATCAACTATTTTAGTTTTTACGACTATCGATGAAATTGAGAATCCCCTCACTGAAAGATTTGTAAGAGTGGAAAAAGATAAAATTGAAGGTTTAGGAATAGCTTCTTGTTCATTTAAAATAGCAAGTTTATTAACGATTATAAAATTCTTATATTTAGAAGAAATAAGGCTTGATAACAATGTAATTTTTTTATTTTTGAATCAAAGTGGAAAAAATAAATTTTCGGGATTAGGAGAATTTTTACAAGAGCAAATACAAAATTTTGATTTTGCAATAAAAGTTAATGGTATTAATTTAGGAGATTTAGGCAATAGATCCTTAGGAAAATATTTATACAATCTTAGACTTTTAACTCGTAATTCCATTCATAAATCCATAAAATCCCCTTCTACATTAGAAATCCTTTATAATCTAACTTCAAGCTTAAAAGAAAACTCTAATATGGAAGGTACATCAGTAAACATATTAAAACTTGAAAGTTTTGAAAGCTACACACAAGTTATATTAGAGATAAAAAGCCAAGGAGATCAAGATTTAGAAATAATTAGTGAAAATTTAAGATCTGCAGTAGCTGAATTAGCTAATAAATATAAAATAAAAATTAAATTAAATCTATTATCTTATATACCAACAAGTTTTCTGCCGGTCAACCATCCTCTAATCGAACAAATAAAAGATATTCATAATAGTTTGAAACTACAAACAAGATTCATTCCCCTTGAAAAAGATGAAGCTTTGATAATTAAATCCGGCATTCCTGCTATTTCACTTGCTGTGGCTAAGGGCGAAATATCAGATGATACAGAATACATTGAAAAAAATGAAATAATAAAGGGTTTAATTCAAATATTAAAAGTTTTAGACAGTTTATTCATAGAAGATTTTTACAATAAAGAAATAAACGATCAAATTGTCAATATAAATGATGAGGAGAGATAGACATGAAAGACAATGTTTTATTACGTTCTTTTCATCATTCTGAGTTTCAAGACATAAAAGAATTAGTAAAAATAAAAGAAAAGCAAGGGGTTAAAATTTCTCTTGCTCTTCCTTCATTAAATGAAGAAAAAACTATAGGAAAAGAAATATTAGTTATGAAATCGGAACTTATGGAAAAGTATCCTCTCTTAGACGAAATAGTTTTGATTGATTCCGGTTCACAAGACGAAACTGTATCGATTGCTAAAGAATATGGAGCCAAAACTTATTATTCAAAAGACGTTCTATCGCAATATGGATTTTACAGAGGCAAAGGAGAAAATTTATGGAAAAGCTTATACGTTTTAGAGGGAGATATTATTGTTTGGATCGATTCTGATATAGAAAACATTCATCCAAAATTTGTGTATGGCCTTGTAGGAGCTCTTCTCAAATATCCGGAATTATCTTATGTAAAAGCTTTTTATGAAAGGCCTATAGTTGGAAAAGGTAACGTTCAACCCTCGGGTGGAGGAAGAGTAACAGAATTAGTAGCAAGACCACTTTTTTCACTTTTTTACCCTGAATTAGCAACTGTTATTCAACCTTTAAGTGGAGAATATGCTGGAAGAAGAGAACTTTTAGAAAGACTCCCTTTTTTTGTTGGTTATGGAGTAGAAATAGCTCATTTAATCGATATCGCTCAAAATTATGGTACTCAAATAATTGGACAGGTGGATCTTGAGTTGCGTATTCATGATAATCAATCTTTACAAGCTTTAAGTAAAATGGCTTTTGAGTTGACAAAAGTCACATTAAAAAGATTAGAAAAGTATGGAAAAGTTGAATTAAAAACTAAATTAAACGATAAACATATTATGATTCAAAAAAAAGATGATGAAAGAACTATTAACTCCGTTGAAATTTTGAGCATAGAAAGACCCCCTATGATTACAATTCCTGAATACAGGCAAAAATTTTTAAGGGGCGACTAATATGTTTGATAAAATATATATATTTCATTATCACTATCTAAGAGGTGGGGTAACTACCGTTGTTAAAAACATAGTTAGAGCCTTAAAAGATAAATATGATTTTACTCTTTTTGGATCTAAAAAAATGGGAATAGAAGGGATAGAAGATATATTAACTTATGACAATGTCAATTTTGTTGATTTCCCTGAACTGTCTTACATATATCCAGAACAAACTGATAAAAAAACCTTTAATGAATTGAAAGATTCAATTTCAAAAAAACTAAATAAAATCTACGACTCTAATGCTATTTTTTGGGTTCACAACTATCATTTAGGTAAAAATCCGGCATTTACAGACGCTTTAATAGATTTTATAACAAAAAACAACTACGTTTCTACCATACTGCAAATACATGATTTTCCCGAATGTGCAAGATGGGAAAATTACGATTTTGTGAAAAAACATGTAAACCTTTCTTTATATCCCGTGAAAAATAATATTGTTTATACCACAATCAACCTTTCTGATTATGAAAGACTTTTAAAATCAGGAATTCCTGAGGAAAATCTTTTTTATCTTCCAAATGCCGCAGAATTTAAAAAAAGTGAGGATACT
This DNA window, taken from Petrotoga sp. 9PWA.NaAc.5.4, encodes the following:
- a CDS encoding glucosyl-3-phosphoglycerate synthase, with product MKDNVLLRSFHHSEFQDIKELVKIKEKQGVKISLALPSLNEEKTIGKEILVMKSELMEKYPLLDEIVLIDSGSQDETVSIAKEYGAKTYYSKDVLSQYGFYRGKGENLWKSLYVLEGDIIVWIDSDIENIHPKFVYGLVGALLKYPELSYVKAFYERPIVGKGNVQPSGGGRVTELVARPLFSLFYPELATVIQPLSGEYAGRRELLERLPFFVGYGVEIAHLIDIAQNYGTQIIGQVDLELRIHDNQSLQALSKMAFELTKVTLKRLEKYGKVELKTKLNDKHIMIQKKDDERTINSVEILSIERPPMITIPEYRQKFLRGD